A window of the Fusarium poae strain DAOMC 252244 chromosome 3, whole genome shotgun sequence genome harbors these coding sequences:
- a CDS encoding hypothetical protein (BUSCO:31934at5125) codes for MNRPGAVPQTLRGMPGGFGGQQQPQQPGRAGTNRLPNGKLGNNNSGWAFGGVPMAGAGPQNAGRQLGGNVSFAQSLTGSQPSTSLDLSEFPSLSNNAQMSNANQSSMWSTAGSRNLGGPIQRNQATPQQGGQDDMFSPTSSRVPGGFRFGNQGNIGQQPQPSSVDDFPPLNQTSNGELGSDRTASLMSSLGFGSQAGPGPSTSNRGNGLLNALSANSRANEVRSPPGIGAPGSSRPQDGKPPGLEEDPRQKSAREDGPTDAASPAAAFNNNPTSLKAKDGQEPHGSEIIDPLAGMPAVDKWGIKGLQTLMHNYPDYHAMVVGMDPSSLGLDISSPELFSTQNYSLFDDSPPRVPLANGKFRLPDCYNVTNVQTIDSKIASFNEETLFWIFYSCTADIKQQMAAVELHSRNWRWHRKMEIWLTKDEHMTPQILSPNHERGFYIVWDPNNWRKDRKEFTLHYGDLDTTLTQA; via the exons ATGAATAGGCCAG GGGCAGTGCCACAGACACTCCGCGGGATGCCTGGTGGATTTGGAGGTCAacaacaacctcaacagcCAGGACGAGCAGGAACGAATCGATTGCCGAACGGAAAACTAG GAAACAACAATTCTGGTTGGGCTTTCGGAGGGGTTCCAATGGCAGGAGCAGGTCCCCAGAATGCGGGACGTCAACTCGGCGGGAACGTGAGCTTTGCGCAAAGTTTGACAGGCTCCCAACCGTCAACATCTCTTGACTTATC CGAATTCCCATCATTATCGAACAACGCCCAAATGTCCAACGCCAACCAGTCATCTATGTGGTCGACTGCTGGATCGCGAAACTTGGGCGGGCCCATCCAACGAAACCAAGCTACTCCCCAGCAAGGCGGCCAGGATGACATGTTCAGTCCCACCTCATCAAGAGTGCCAGGCGGATTCAGGTTCGGTAACCAAGGCAACATTGGACAACAACCTCAACCCAGCAGCGTTGACGACTTCCCACCACTCAACCAAACCTCGAATGGCGAGCTGGGATCAGATAGGACGGCGAGCCTTATGTCTTCTCTAGGTTTTGGATCTCAAGCCGGCCCTGGGCCTTCAACAAGCAATAGGGGGAATGGTCTTTTGAATGCATTGTCGGCTAACAGTCGGGCCAATGAAGTGAGGTCACCGCCTGGTATTGGAGCTCCTG GCTCGTCAAGGCCACAAGATGGTAAACCTCCTGGTTTAGAAGAAGACCCTCGGCAAAAGTCGGCTAGAGAGGACGGTCCTACTGATGCTGCTTCTCCTGCTGCAGCATTCAACAACAATCCTACATCTCTGAAGGCGAAAGACGGTCAAGAACCCCATGGCTCCGAGATCATTGACCCTCTGGCTGGTATGCCTGCAGTGGACAAGTGGGGGATCAAGGGCTTGCAGACGTTAATGCATAACTACCCCGACTACCACGCCATGGTCGTCGGTATGGACCCTTCTTCGTTGGGACTTGACATAAGTTCTCCAGA GTTGTTTTCTACACAAAACTACTCTCTTTTCGACGACTCACCTCCCCGGGTACCGCTTGCTAATGGCAAATTTCGATTGCCGGATTGTTACAATGTGACAAATGTGCAAACCATCGACAGCAAAATTGCCAGCTTCAACGAAGAGACTCTATTTTGGATCTTTTACAGTTGCACAGCGGATATAAAGCAGCAAATGGCCGCGGTCGAGCT ACATTCGAGAAACTGGAGATGGCACAGAAAAATGGAAATCTGGCTGACCAAAGATGAGCACATGACACCCCAAATACTGAGCCCTAACCACGAGCGAGGTTTCTACATAGTCTGGGACCCGAACAACTGGCGAAAGGATCGT AAAGAGTTCACGCTGCACTATGGCGACCTAGATACAACATTGACCCAGGCGTAA
- a CDS encoding hypothetical protein (TransMembrane:1 (o6-27i)~BUSCO:55325at5125), with protein sequence MSDDQISLPYLLAILAISGLVIRYMFFAAPSPPRPARSPEAFLRSREIAVERIQQMFPQADRRSILWDLQRNGGNIQTTTERILSGRLDTPPVTFQPPPPPGQAATEKPAQPDLITRYNLKSKLDSVSQEDQDTKGKGWSSNKDERQASLQRRRDEMILAARRKMEAKLAAEKSAQGN encoded by the exons ATGTCGGACGATCAAATCTCGCTGCCATATCTACTGGCCATCCTGGCCATCTCGGGCCTGGTGATAAGATACATGTTCTTTGCGGCACCGTCGCCGCCTCGGCCTGCGCGATCCCCCGAGGCATTCCTCCGATCGAGAGAAATTGCAGTTGAGAGAATACAGCAGATGTTTCCGCAGGCCGATAGGCGAAGCATTCTCTGGGATCTGCAGCGCAATGGTGGAAACATCCAGACCACGACAGAGCGCATACTATCAGGCCGACTGGACACG CCCCCGGTTACCTTCCAACCCCCACCACCTCCAGGCCAGGCCGCAACTGAGAAGCCAGCTCAGCCGGACCTCATCACGCGATACAACCTCAAGAGCAAGCTAGATAGCGTATCGCAGGAAGACCAGGATACAAAAGGGAAGGGTTGGAGCTCGAACAAAGATGAGCGCCAGGCTTCGTTGCAGCGCAGAAGGGACGAGATGATTCTTGCTGCACGAAGGAAGATGGAGGCCAAACTCGCGGCCGAAAAGTCGGCCCAGGGAAATTGA